From Amycolatopsis sp. cg9, one genomic window encodes:
- the rsgA gene encoding ribosome small subunit-dependent GTPase A — translation MARNDWSKLDESDVRVRPGKGTRPRSKRRPEHADAVTAMVIGKDRGRWTCAIDADPERVITAMRAREMGRTPVVVGDLVGIVGDVSGKPDTLARIIRVDERTSSLLRTADDTDPYERLVVANAERLLIVTALADPPPRTGFIDRCLVACYAGGVEPVLCLTKADLASPDELLAGYAGLDIPVIVSRFDEQPEDLDELLKDRVTALVGHSGVGKSTLVNRLVPDADLAVGVVSGVGKGRHTSVAAVALPLPDGGWVIDTPGVRSFGLAHVTADDIVDAFEEFAAAAEECPSGCGHLGPPDDPDCALDDVVTDGTASAERLASLRRLLASRGGHDVTRPTES, via the coding sequence TTGGCGCGCAACGACTGGAGCAAGCTGGACGAGTCCGACGTCCGCGTGCGTCCGGGCAAGGGCACCAGGCCCCGCAGCAAGCGCCGTCCCGAGCACGCCGACGCCGTCACCGCCATGGTCATCGGCAAGGACCGCGGCCGCTGGACGTGCGCGATCGACGCCGACCCCGAACGGGTGATCACCGCGATGCGGGCCCGCGAAATGGGCCGGACCCCGGTGGTGGTCGGCGACCTCGTCGGGATCGTGGGCGACGTCTCCGGCAAGCCGGACACCCTCGCCCGCATCATCCGCGTCGACGAGCGCACCAGCTCCCTCCTGCGCACCGCCGACGACACCGACCCGTACGAGCGGCTGGTCGTCGCCAACGCCGAGCGCCTGCTGATCGTCACCGCGCTGGCCGACCCGCCGCCGCGCACCGGCTTCATCGACCGCTGCCTGGTCGCCTGCTACGCGGGCGGCGTCGAGCCCGTGCTGTGCCTGACCAAGGCCGACCTGGCCAGCCCGGACGAGCTGCTGGCCGGGTACGCGGGCCTCGACATCCCGGTGATCGTGAGCCGGTTCGACGAGCAGCCCGAAGACCTCGACGAGCTGCTGAAAGACCGCGTGACGGCGCTCGTCGGGCACTCCGGTGTCGGCAAGTCGACATTGGTCAACCGGCTGGTCCCGGACGCCGACCTGGCCGTCGGCGTGGTGAGCGGGGTCGGGAAGGGGCGGCACACGTCCGTGGCGGCGGTGGCGCTGCCGCTCCCGGACGGCGGCTGGGTGATCGACACGCCGGGCGTGCGGTCGTTCGGGCTGGCCCACGTCACCGCGGACGACATCGTCGACGCCTTCGAGGAGTTCGCCGCGGCCGCCGAGGAGTGCCCGTCGGGCTGCGGGCACCTCGGCCCGCCCGACGACCCGGACTGCGCGCTCGACGACGTCGTCACCGACGGCACGGCGAGTGCCGAGCGGCTCGCGTCGCTGCGGCGCCTGCTGGCCTCCCGCGGCGGGCACGACGTGACCCGGCCCACGGAGTCCTGA
- a CDS encoding NAD-dependent epimerase/dehydratase family protein produces the protein MRVLVIGATGVLGRPAVTRLLADGHEVSALTHSSSRVPAGAKAVAGDLFSVDSLVAALRGHDAVVNLATRIPAKLTSKAAWALNDQVRRAGSAALVAAVRQVEEVRIVVQEGISFVYADGGSALLAEEASLRPGVVTASSVEAHSNVAALTDRTVVRLRIGTLLGPDPMTSTLLAAARRGAPLIMGARTDWTTAIHPTDAAAAAVAALDAPSGVYNVGAPPVLKRDLGAALAAAAGVRRARALPKWLVSRIPPAEPMGRSQRVDSTKLMTATGWKCERPVPGPDWFTED, from the coding sequence ATGCGGGTGCTGGTGATCGGGGCGACGGGCGTACTGGGCCGGCCGGCGGTGACCCGGCTGCTGGCCGACGGCCACGAGGTGAGTGCCCTGACCCATTCGTCTTCGCGAGTGCCGGCGGGCGCGAAGGCCGTCGCGGGTGACTTGTTTTCGGTCGATTCGCTGGTGGCGGCCCTGCGCGGCCACGACGCGGTCGTGAACTTGGCTACGCGGATTCCGGCGAAGCTGACGAGCAAGGCGGCTTGGGCGCTGAACGACCAGGTCCGTCGTGCGGGGAGCGCGGCCTTGGTGGCAGCGGTCCGGCAGGTCGAGGAGGTGCGGATCGTCGTACAGGAGGGGATCTCGTTCGTGTACGCCGACGGGGGTTCGGCGCTGCTGGCTGAGGAGGCTTCCCTGCGTCCGGGCGTGGTCACGGCGTCTTCGGTCGAGGCGCACTCGAACGTGGCGGCGTTGACGGACCGGACGGTGGTGCGGCTGCGGATCGGCACACTGCTGGGTCCGGACCCGATGACGTCGACCCTGCTCGCAGCCGCCCGTCGAGGTGCGCCACTGATCATGGGCGCACGCACGGACTGGACGACGGCGATTCACCCGACGGATGCGGCCGCGGCCGCGGTGGCGGCACTGGACGCGCCTTCAGGGGTTTACAACGTGGGCGCGCCGCCTGTTTTGAAGCGCGACCTGGGCGCGGCGCTGGCCGCCGCGGCCGGGGTGCGCCGGGCTCGGGCGTTGCCGAAGTGGCTGGTGTCGCGGATCCCGCCGGCGGAGCCGATGGGGCGGTCGCAGCGGGTCGATTCGACGAAGCTCATGACGGCGACCGGGTGGAAGTGCGAGCGTCCGGTGCCGGGTCCGGATTGGTTCACGGAGGACTGA
- a CDS encoding TrmH family RNA methyltransferase, protein MGDESTVSPKDRFLTVYGRKPVLEALADDALRVDKVILADTARGPGAAEIQRAAKEAGVAVQRASAHRVKVLAGNGKQDQGVLADVVAPRMRALSAALADRRPPSRVLLLDGITTPANVGMILRTATAAGLAGVIVPRRGVAALDPLVVKASAGVAFRAPVLRCGSAREAAEMLTEAGYAIYALGASARTTVFDVDLPQRAAFVLGGETAGVGEEVGELVTEWVSIPMPGDVESLNVSAAAAVLSFELVRRAR, encoded by the coding sequence GTGGGTGATGAGTCGACGGTCTCGCCGAAAGACCGCTTCCTGACCGTGTACGGCCGCAAGCCGGTGCTCGAGGCGCTGGCGGACGACGCCCTGCGCGTGGACAAGGTGATCCTCGCCGACACCGCTCGCGGCCCCGGCGCGGCGGAGATCCAGCGCGCGGCCAAGGAGGCCGGCGTGGCGGTGCAGCGCGCCAGCGCGCACCGGGTCAAGGTGCTCGCCGGCAACGGCAAGCAGGACCAGGGCGTGCTCGCCGACGTCGTCGCGCCGCGGATGCGGGCGCTGTCCGCTGCGCTGGCCGACCGGCGGCCGCCGTCGCGAGTGCTGCTGCTGGACGGCATCACCACCCCCGCGAACGTCGGCATGATCCTGCGGACGGCGACCGCAGCCGGGCTGGCGGGAGTGATCGTGCCGCGCCGCGGCGTGGCGGCGCTGGACCCGCTGGTGGTCAAAGCTTCGGCCGGAGTCGCGTTCCGCGCTCCGGTGCTGCGCTGCGGCTCGGCGCGCGAAGCGGCGGAGATGCTCACCGAGGCGGGCTACGCGATCTACGCGCTGGGCGCTTCGGCGCGCACCACGGTGTTCGACGTCGACCTGCCGCAGCGCGCGGCGTTCGTCCTCGGCGGTGAGACGGCCGGCGTCGGCGAAGAAGTCGGCGAGCTCGTCACGGAATGGGTGTCGATTCCCATGCCCGGTGACGTCGAGTCGCTCAACGTCTCCGCCGCCGCGGCGGTCTTGTCATTCGAATTGGTGCGCCGCGCCCGCTGA
- a CDS encoding HAD-IA family hydrolase — protein sequence MVDFAGVLTDPDAGRFYDYLAAARERGVRTALLSNAPGASAEVKNTMFDYFDALVFSGEVGVAKPDPAVYLIAADRLGLPAVRCAFVDDSATNIRGAVQAGMVGVHHRSVEETLAELNVLFPHG from the coding sequence TTGGTCGATTTCGCCGGAGTTCTCACGGACCCCGACGCCGGCCGGTTCTACGACTACCTGGCGGCCGCGCGCGAGCGAGGCGTCCGCACCGCGCTCCTGTCGAACGCCCCGGGGGCGTCGGCCGAGGTCAAGAACACGATGTTCGACTATTTCGACGCGCTGGTGTTTTCCGGCGAGGTCGGCGTGGCCAAGCCGGACCCGGCGGTCTACCTGATCGCGGCGGACCGCCTCGGACTGCCCGCGGTGCGTTGCGCGTTCGTCGACGACTCCGCGACGAACATCCGCGGCGCCGTCCAGGCGGGCATGGTCGGCGTGCACCACCGGTCGGTCGAAGAGACGCTCGCCGAACTGAACGTGTTGTTCCCGCACGGCTGA
- a CDS encoding wax ester/triacylglycerol synthase family O-acyltransferase, giving the protein MPDRLSALDASFRYVEDHATPMHVGGVAIFERPRSGFTYAQLMDLVGARLAYLPRYRQRVLEVPGHLARPVWVDDVDFDLNYHVRRSALPQPGSDEQLFDLVARLMSRRLAPERPLWEAYFIEGLAGDRVALVTKTHQSVVDGVGTIELGQLILDPTPAEPEPFEDIWTPRREPSRTQLVLDAVSEGIQRPGEVVENVRSAANDAFAAAGKFAETVGGVTSTLRTLVKPAPTGPLNVRVSGGRVFSVVRTRLEDFRKIRAAHGGTVNDVVLAAITGALREWLLSREEPLTPHTTIRALVPLAVRDAETAEFSTPALVGNQVAAYLVDLPVGEPNPVLRLQHIGHAMAEHLDSGRSVAARGLLKVGGFAPATLHSLGARAAGSLSGRIFNVMVTNSPGPQVPMYAGEARLVEMFPVMPLMRTQALAIGVTSYHGGVYFGLNGDRKAAFDVDLLAGMIEESLEELKGAHW; this is encoded by the coding sequence ATGCCCGACCGCCTTTCCGCGCTGGACGCCTCGTTCCGCTACGTCGAGGACCACGCGACGCCGATGCACGTCGGCGGGGTGGCGATCTTCGAGCGGCCCCGGTCCGGGTTCACCTACGCGCAGCTGATGGACCTCGTCGGCGCGCGGCTGGCGTACCTGCCGCGGTACCGGCAGCGCGTGCTGGAGGTGCCGGGCCACCTGGCGCGGCCGGTGTGGGTGGACGACGTCGACTTCGACCTCAACTACCACGTCCGGCGTTCGGCGCTGCCCCAGCCGGGCAGCGACGAGCAGCTGTTCGACCTGGTCGCGCGGCTGATGTCGCGGCGGCTGGCGCCCGAGCGGCCGCTCTGGGAGGCGTACTTCATCGAGGGGCTGGCCGGGGACCGCGTCGCGCTGGTGACGAAGACGCACCAGTCCGTTGTGGACGGTGTCGGCACGATCGAGCTCGGCCAGCTCATCCTCGACCCGACGCCGGCCGAGCCGGAACCGTTCGAGGACATCTGGACGCCGCGGCGCGAGCCGAGCCGCACGCAGCTGGTGCTCGACGCGGTCAGCGAGGGCATCCAGCGGCCGGGCGAGGTCGTCGAGAACGTCCGCTCGGCGGCGAACGACGCGTTCGCGGCGGCGGGCAAGTTCGCCGAGACCGTCGGCGGCGTGACGTCGACTCTGCGCACGCTGGTGAAGCCGGCGCCGACCGGCCCGCTGAACGTCCGGGTGTCCGGCGGCCGCGTGTTCTCCGTGGTCCGGACGCGGCTGGAGGACTTCCGCAAGATCCGCGCGGCGCACGGCGGCACGGTCAACGACGTCGTCCTCGCGGCCATCACCGGCGCGCTGCGCGAATGGCTGCTTTCGCGCGAGGAGCCGCTGACCCCGCACACGACGATCCGCGCACTGGTGCCGCTGGCGGTCCGCGACGCGGAGACGGCCGAGTTTTCGACGCCGGCGCTGGTCGGCAACCAGGTGGCCGCGTACCTGGTGGACCTGCCGGTCGGCGAGCCGAACCCGGTGCTGCGCCTGCAGCACATCGGCCACGCGATGGCCGAGCACCTGGATTCGGGCCGTTCCGTGGCGGCCCGCGGCCTGCTCAAGGTCGGCGGCTTCGCCCCGGCTACGCTCCATTCGCTCGGCGCGCGAGCGGCGGGGTCGCTGTCGGGGCGCATCTTCAACGTCATGGTGACCAATTCGCCGGGCCCGCAGGTGCCGATGTACGCGGGAGAGGCCAGACTGGTCGAGATGTTCCCGGTGATGCCGCTGATGCGCACCCAGGCGCTGGCGATCGGGGTGACGTCCTACCACGGCGGCGTCTACTTCGGACTGAACGGCGACCGCAAGGCCGCTTTCGACGTCGACCTGCTGGCCGGGATGATCGAAGAATCCTTGGAAGAGCTGAAGGGTGCGCACTGGTGA